ACCATAGGCAGTTCCCCCATATTGGCCGGACTTCTGGCCAAGGCGGTTCTGAGAGAGTCTCTTACACCCAGATGGACTGTGGCGACGGCCTCGGCCATAGGGGGATGTGTCCTGCTGTCCCTCGGTGACGGAGCGGTACGGGTCGACCTGATAGGCGTGCTTTTGGCGGTCGGGGCGGGGGCGTCCTACGGATTCATAGGGCTGGGAATGAAGCAGCTTCAGAGAACCAGAAATCCTCTGGCGGTAATAGCCGCCACCATGTTGGGAGGGGCCGTTCTGGGCTCTCCTCTGTTTTTGTTTCATCCAGTCGCTTGGCTGGTCACGATTCGGGGGATCTCGGTGGCCTTGGCCCTCGGCTTGGTAGGAACGGCGATTCCCTACGGTATGTTCTCCGTGGCTTTGACCATGATACCCATCTCGACGGCCTGTACACTGACCCTCATGGAGCCACTGACCGCCTCTTTGCTGGGAGTTTTCCTTTTGGGAGAGAGCCTGGGGGCCAGATCTTTTGTGGGTATAGCCCTTATCTTTACCGGAATAATGATACTGTCTCTTCCGGACGGTATTGCGAGGAAAAAGGAGGCGAGATCTTGAGTAAGATAGATATGGCGGCGCTTATTCCCTACGTGTTCATAACGACCTTCACCCCCGGTCCGAACAACGTCAGCTCCGCCGCGATGGCGGTGAAGTTCGGACTTGGGAAGACCTGGGGTTACATGCTGGGAATCGCGTCCGGCGTTTTCCTGCTGATGATCCTTGGGGGGTCTCTTTCCGGCTTTCTGATGGAGTTGGTCCCAAAGCTCGAGGGGATCATGAAATGGATCGGAGCGGCCTACATAATCTGGTTGGCCTGGGGACTGGTTAGGGAGGTTCCCCACGAGGGCGGTTCCTCCGAGGGTGAGGGAGGGTTCCTAAAGGGGATGACCCTTCAGTGCGTCAACGTCAAGGTTATGATTTATTGCCTGACCCTGTACTCGGTGTTTCTAAGGCCTCTGCTGGCTCGGCCTCTGCCCGTGCTGATGTCCGCTCTCTTTTTGGCTGCGGTCTGTTTTTCCTCGGTGGTCCTTTGGGCCCTGTTCGGAGTCGGGATAGAGAGTTTTCTCGGAAGTCCCGGCAGGCGCAGGGCCCTTAACTACTTCTTCGCGGCCATGTTGGTCGTGACAGCTCTTCAGGTGGCCGAGTTGATATGAACGTCCGGTCTGGCGATGTGCCGGACCTCGTCGCAGAACCAGTCGTAGATGGTCTCCTTGGGGGTCTTTATGCCTCTGAGGGCCTCTATGCTGGTGCCTAATAGAAAAAGAGGGCGGCTCGGCTCTATGAGGTCCATTCCCGACGGCTTGAGCCCCGACTCCAGCCTGTTTAGCTGCTGGTCGTTGTCGGTCACCAGAAGCACCATGGTCCAGTTTTCCTGGTCCTCCGTGTCGATGTCGGCCCATCCCGGAATGTATATCCGTCTCTGTCCCAGCATGAACAGCTCTATCTGCCCCAGAGCTGTCACGGCGGCTCTTAGGTCGTCGGGGTCCTTCACCCTCAGGCAGAAGAGTCGATCCGTGTTCTGAAGCCTGAATCTGTCTTCCGGTGTCGTCTCCGTGGTTCTGTAGTGGTCGAAGTCGTAGCCGCTTCTCAGCATAAGGTCCACCGTCAGGTTGCCCGTAGGGGCTCCGGTTCTCTCTATCCAGTCGGCGAGTCCCCTTTCCCCCGGAATTGGCTCTTCTCTGGCGGAAACCCCCCAGAAGGGAAAGGTGTCCATAAGATCCTTCACAGAGGGATGTTCGGGCCATAGATAGCGGAATCTGCCGTTATCCTCGGTGAATAGCTCCTCTCCTTTCAGGTAGGGTACGACGGGGAATCTCTCCGCCATGGTGAACTCCTTCAGACCCCACCGTCCCAGGAAAGCCTTCTCCAAAAGCAGGTTGAGCCTGTTTCTCCAAAGAGCCGTGGCAGGGTCGGTGTCGGCCATGGGTTTCAGCGGTATTCCCATCTCGGAGGCCAGCTTGTCCCTCTCTGCCAGCCCCTCCTCGGTAAGTATCATTCCGCCTCCTGCCGGTCTTAGGAGTCCTTGCTTCCCTAAAGTATCCAACTTGTCCGGCTCGTTGCCTGCGAGAAGGACCGTTTCCTCGTCCCAGCAGATGGCTTCCCCCTCGAACAGAAGCGTCAGGTGGGTCATGGCGTAAGATCTCCTTCCTGGTGGACTGTCTCTCTTCTTTCGATTATATATCCCCTTTATTATAAACACAAAGGAGGGGCCGAAAGGCCCCTCCTTTAGCTGTCTTGTTTTTAGTCGTCTTAGTCCGCTTCGGCGGTGCAGCACTTTCTGTACATATAGAGAGCCAGCACCATGAAAAGAACCAGTCCTCCGATTCCGCTCGCCGAGAGGGGCCCGCCTACGGCTATCTTGTCCGCCACTCCGACGTAGGCCAGGAAGGCGGCCAGAAGACCCACCAAAGCGTCTCCCGCGACGAAGCCTGAGCTGATGAGCATTCCCGTCTCCAGGGCGGGTTTGTGCTTCTCGTGTCCCTTGGGGAACTTCTTCATGACTGCCTCTCTGATGAGGGATCCGAAGAAGATCGGCACGGAGAGGTGGATCGGGAGGTACAGGCCGATGCCGAAGGGAAGAACCGGGATCTGGACCAGTCTGGCGCAGAGTCCCAGAGCCGCTCCGATCCACACCAGGGTCCAGGGCAGGTCTCCCTGGAATATCCCCTGGACGACCATGGCCATCAGCCCCGCCTGGGGAGCCGGGAGCTCCTTGGAGCCGAAGCCGTAGGTGCTGTCCAGCATTATCAGGACGAGCCCTATCACCAGCGCGGCGGCGACGGTTCCGATCATCTCCCCGATCTGCTGATACTTGGGGGTGGATCCGACAAGGAATCCGGTCTTGAGGTCCTGAGACATATCTCCGGCGCAGGCCAGGGCGATGCAGACCACCGATCCCGCCGTGAGGCTCGCCAGTATTCCCTCTATGCCGGAGATCCCGCCGAGCTTTACCAGTATCGCCGTCAACAGAAGGGTGGCTATGGTCATCCCGGACACCGGGTTGTTGGAGCTTCCGACCAGACCGACGATCCTGCTGGAGACCGTTACGAAGAAGAAGCCGAAGACGACCACCGCTATGGCGGACACTATCCTGGCTACGGTGTTGTCTATGGGAAGGACGAATAGCATGGACACCGCCACCAGCAGGGATCCCCATGTGACGATCTTTCCGGGAAGGTCCTGCTGGGTCCTTCTCTCCGGCGTCCCGTCGTCGTTCTTGGAGCGTTTCATGACGGCCTTGAAGCTGTTGATAATGGTGGGAAGGGCTTCCACGAAGCTGAGGAGTCCTCCGAAAGCAACCGCTCCGGCTCCGACGTAGCGGATGTATTTATTCCATATCCCCCACACTCCGAGTTCCGACACGGCCGTCGCCGCCGGGAAGATGGCGTCGGCCGAATGTCTTCCGAAGAACTCTATCAGAGGGATGACTCCCAGCCAGGCGACTACGCCTCCGACGAGCATTATGGTGGCTATCCTGCGACCGACGATAAAGCCAACTCCCATGAGGGACGGGAATATGTCGGCGCCTATGTGGGCTCCGGTGAAGCCCTTGATGCCCCACTCGATTTCCTCGGGGAAGATCTTCATTCCCGCCTGGGCGAAACGATACACTCCTGCCAGACCGAGGGATGCGAACAATGTCTTGGCCGGGGCTCCTCCGACCTCGCCCGCCACGAGGACCTCGGCGCAGGCCGCGCCCTCGGGGTAGGGGATGTTCCCGTGTTCCTTGACGATCAGGAAGCGCCGCAGGGGGATCATGAAGAGCAGTCCCAGCAGCCCTCCCAGGGCGGACATGAGGGTTACGGTGATCAGCTTGGGGGGGACCAGCTGAGGGTTGGTCCGGGCCAGTATGTAGAGGGCCGGCACGGTGAATATGACCCCCGCCGCCAGGGACTCGCCGGAGGACGCTATGGTCTGGACGATGTTGTTCTCCAGGATGGTCCCCTTCTTGAGGATTCCCCTCATTATGCCCATCGAGATGACCGCCGCCGGTATGGACGCCGATACTGTCATGCCGACCTTGAGGCCCAGATAGGCGTTGGCTGCTCCAAGGACGATGGAAAGAATAAAGCCTAGAAAAATGGCCCTGAAGGTCAGCTCCGGTATCTTCTTATCCGACGATACGTAGGGCGGATATTGATCCCCGTCCATCACCTCGTAGGCCTCTTCGGGCAGCCTGCGAATAGGCTCTTTCTTTGTTTCTTCCGAAGTACTCAAAAAAAATTCCTCCTTCAATAATTAAGACTGTTGACCAAAGTCAAAACTATCTTCTTACCGATATAATAGGCAGTCAAGGTTTTGTTCCTATTGTATGGATATGTAAACTTTGATTCGTCTTTGTCCGGCTTTTGGGCATTTTGCGTCGAAGTCGATTGGGCATATAATGAATAACGATCCGAATATGATTTTTAATTTTCGAAACAAGGAGGGGTTGTTGTGAAGAAAATTACGGTGTCGACTGTGTTTGTCGTTTTCCTGTTGACCTTGCTGACCGTTTCGTCCGCTACTGGCTGTACGACGATGCTGATTACCAAGGGCGCTACCGAGGATGGCTCGGTTATCGTGTCTCATTCGGACGATAACGATCTCATGGATGAGAGGATCGTCTATGTTCCCGCAATGGATCACGAGAAAGGGGAGACCAGGTCCGTCTACTGTTCAGCGGCGGCTATGGGAGAGTTCCCCGAGTATCGGTGTTTCCTCTATCCCAGAATGGTAGCCGACGGAAGAGGACCGGCCTATATGGGAGATGAGCCGTCTATCGCCCTCGGAACCATCCCTCAGGTTTCCCACACCTACGCCTATTTCGACGGCAACTACGGCATAATGAACGAGCATCAGCTGATGTTCGGAGAGTGTACCGACGGGGCCAAGATCACGGCAAAGCCCGAGCCGGGGAAGAGGATCTTCTATTCCTCCGAACTCTCCCGTGTGGCGTTGGAGAGATGCCGCACCGCCAGAGAGGCTATAGCCCTGATGGGATCTCTCATAGAGGAATACGGCTACTACGGAACCGGCGAGACCCTTCCCGTGGCCGACACGGAAGAGGGATGGATAATGGAGATGGCTCCCTCTCCGGAGGGGGTCGGTGGGCTCTGGGTCGCCAAGAGGGTGCCGGACGGAGAAATGTTCGTCGGTGCCAACGAGTTTCGCATCCGCGAGGTGGACCGGGACGATCCGGACATGATGGTGGGGAAAGAGCTCTTTCCCGTGGCAGAGAAACACGGCTGGTGGAAGCCCTCCGACGGGCCTCTGGACTGGCTCAGGACCGTTAGCCTTGGGGAGTACAACCATCCGTACTACTCCCTGCGCCGGGTCTGGCGGGCCTTCTCCCTGGCCGCTCCCTCTTCGGAGCTCTCCCCCTGGGTGGAGGACGGATATACGAAGGCCTATCCCTTCTCGATCAAGCCGGATAAAAAACTGTCGGTTCGTGACGTCATGGCCATACATCGAGACCATTACGAGGGCACCGAGTTCGACCTGACCAAGGGAGTGGCGGCGGGGCCCTTCGGATATCCCGACCGCTTCTACGGACCATACGACGGCAAGGGCGACGTAGGAGACCCGAAACGCAAGCTCGACGGAGCCTGGGAACGTCCTATCTCCGTGACCTACTGCGGCTATGCCTTCGTAAACCAGGCCAGGGGGTGGCTCCCCGATCCTATAGGAGGGATAATGTGGCTAGGGCTGGACAAACCGGCCGACACGGTGTTCATTCCCTTCTTCGTAGGGGTCGAGTCTCTTCCGGATTCGGTGGAGACCTGCGATACCTCTCTGTTCAGCAGAGACAGCGCCTGGTGGGCGTTCAACTTCGTCTCCAACTGGGCGGGACTCAGATACGATGCCATCCACGGCGATATAGTCTCCCGCCGTGAGGCTATGGAGACCGGTTTCCTCGAAAAGCTCAAAGAGGTCGAGAAAGAGGCGATGGAGATAAATCGAAAGAATCCGGAGGAACTGGCCGGTTTTCTGACCTCCTTCTGCGATGAAAACGCCGGTCGTACCGTGGACGGCTGGTGGGATTTCTCCGAAGAGCTTATAGTGAAATACGACGACGGGTTCATAAACGTGGGCCAGATGGGAACCGAGGCGGGCTATCCCATGGAGTGGCTGAAGACCACCTCGTGGCCCGAAGGACCTACGGAGTACGGGAAGCGTTGATCTGACGATTCGGAAAGGGTGGTTCGGATGGAAAGAGTGGATATGCCCATAACAGGGATATGTTCTTTCGGCAAATATCCCATCTGCGGGGATGCGGATGGACTCGAGGCGGATATGGCGGTGCTCGGCGTGCCCTACGACCTGGGCGTTGGCTTTCTCAGCGGCACCAGGCTGGGCCCGAGAAGGATAAGGGAGGCCTCTACCCAGTACGCCAGGGGTTCCAGAGGATTCTACGATCCTGAGCTGGCCGCCATACTGAGGGGCATAGCCGGGAGGTTCAACGTGGTCTGTCTCGATCTGGTGGAGGTGGCTCCTCAGTACGATCCTTCCGGCGCCACCTGCCGCATCGCCGCTATGACCCTGTTGGAGTTCATGGGGCATATATTGAAAAGACGGGAAGCTAAGAATTAGTTTATCTACGGAGGTATTCATGAATATAAAGATAGGATCCGGCGTTTTCGAGAGGTTCGAGGGGTACCGCAGAGCGGTGGTCCTGGTGAAGGGAGCGGACAATTCGGGAGAGGACGACAGTCTGATGGCCAAGCTCAGGGCCGCCGAGGCGGACGTTAGGGAGAGGTCCGATCTGGCCGACTACAAGGAGATTCCCCGTATAGCATCTTGGCGGGAGGTCTTCCGGTCCATGGGCATCAACCCGAACAAGTATCCTCCATCGGTCGCCAACCTGATAAAGAGGACCGGCAAGGGGACCGATCTTCCCTTCGTGAACAAGCTGGTATGCATCTTCAACGTCATCAGCCTGAGGCATATGGTTCCCTGCGGAGGTGACGACCTCTCGGTGGTTACCGGAGATCTTCGGCTGGACGTGGCGTCCGGAACGGAGGACTACGTTCCCCTGGGCAAGCCTGACGTTTTGGAACATCCGGACGAAGGGGAGATAATCTACTTCGACGACGGCAATAGGGACGTCTTCTGTCGCGCCTGGTGCTGGAAGAACGGGGACAGAAGCAAGATAACCAAGACGACCACCGACGTGGCCATAAACGTGGAGGGAATGCCTCCCGTCTCTTTGGAGGATCTGAAAGCAATAGGGGACGAGCTGGCCGAGATGGTCCGAGAGCACTGCGGAGGCGAAGTCTCTGTCCACATACTGGACGACGAGAACGACAGCCTTGAGATATAGCGAACGAAAAATCAAGGGACTGAGTGTATATGTTTCGATCACTGGGAATTCTTTTTAAGTTTGCCTCCGATGGGGCAGGGGTTCTTTTGGCGGGAATTGCCGGGCTTATAGGTATTTTGATCGTAGGTGCATGTGTTTGTAGTCTGTTATGGGGCGTGTTTTTTTAGATCTTTATTAGGAGGTCTCTGAATTTTCAGGGACTCCTTTTTTATTTTTTCGAGGACATTGATCCTTGATTTTAAGGCGCTTGGTGGTATGGTGTTTTAGGGTGGCTCAGAGGTGAAGTCTATGGCTTTTATCGACGACGAGCTGTTTCGTTACTGGGGAAAATTCGAGGGGGATCAATGGCATCCCTTGGTCTATCATTGTTTAGACGTGGCGTCGGTGGCTCTCCGCTGGCTAAAACTGAGTTCTGCCGTGAGACGGTCCCTTCATTGCGAGGATGAACGGGATAAGTGTCCTGTAGCTTATTTTATCTTTCTTCACGATCTGGGTAAGGCAGACCTTCGGTTTCAGCTGAAAGGACGTTCCGTTATGGAACGTCTATGGTCGTCAGGGGATCTCCGTGAAGTCGACAAGGTGCTGCATCGCGGTTACATGCACGGTCCAGCCGGTCTGATCCTGTTCGAGAAGGACAGAAAGGCGGTCTATTCCGACTCTGTGACCGATTGGATGAGGTCCGTGGCCGCACACCACGGTTCGATGTCCCCGGTGGATCTCTCTATCAAGACGGAAAGGTACGGCCCGGATCTTTGGAAGGAACGGGATGAAAGGGTCCGTTCCCAGATGACCTCTCTCGGTCGGGATCTGTTTTTAAAGGATTTTCCCGAAGAAAATATCGGAGAGCCTCCCTATGGTCTGTTGGGGTTTTGTTCCATCTGCGATTGGCTGGCGTCCAACGAGGAGTGGTTCCCCTATCGTTCTGAATCCATCTCTCCAGAGGATTACATGGACGAACGATTTCCACTGGCCGAGACCGCCTTGAGAGAGTGTGGCCTGATAGGAGATAGGTCGGGCAGATGCGGTATGGACGGTCTGTTTACGGGATGGACTCCTAGGGGCATCCAGACCCTATCTCTGGAGGATCTCGATGATGGTTCCCCATCTCTGGCCGTCATGGAGGCTCCTACCGGATCGGGAAAGACCGAGGCCGCCCTGGCCCTTGCTTCCCGCTGGTTGGCTGATGGTCGGGCCGATTCCGTCATATTCGCCCTTCCCACCCAGGCCACGGCGAACGCCATGTTCGATCGCTTGACCAGGATAGCTCCCGTGCTTTTCCCTGGTTCGGCAAACGTCGTCTTGGCTCATGGCAAGTCCCGATTCAACAGTGGATTTCGATCGATTATGAAAAAAGGGGCCAGCCTTTCATCTGGAGAGGACGGTCTTGTCCAGTGTTCCCGTTGGTTGGCGTCGGGAAAGAAGCGGGCCTTCTTGGGGCAGATAGGTGTCTGCACGGTGGATCAGGTGCTTCTGAGCGTGCTTCCCGTTCGACACGGCTTCGTGAGGTCTTTCGGAATATCCCGGAGCGTCCTGATAGTGGACGAGATCCACGCTTACGACAGCTACATGAACGGTCTTCTCGAGCAGGTCCTCCAGTTTCAGAGGGACTCTGGGGGGTGTGCCATCCTGCTTTCCGCCACGCTCCAGCATAGTCGTCTACTCCGATTGACCTCTCTATGGAGCGGTCAAGATGCCTCTTTACCTTCTTCTAATTCCTATCCTCTCGTTACTCTTGCCAGACCGGGTAGTATAGACTGCCGTATTCCCTTCGACTCTCCTCCCAAACGAATCGTGTCTATAGAGACGATTCGTTCCGATTGCGCCATTCCCAGCGATGAACTTCTCGAGCGACTTGTCAAAGAGACCGAGAACGGTAAAACCGTCGCATTCATATGCAATCTCGTGGATCATGCCCAAAGAGTAGCTCGTAAGCTTAAATCGATGTCGTCCGTTCCTGTCGACCTGTTTCACGCTCGATATACCTTCCGGGATCGTGCGGTTATAGAGAGCCACGTTATCCATCGCTACGGTCCAGGACGTACCCCCGGAATTGGCGGAATCCTGGTTGCCACCCAGGTGGTGGAACAGAGTCTGGACCTGGACTTTGACCTTATGGTCTCCCAGCTCTGCCCGGCGGATCTCCTATTTCAGCGTTTAGGCAGGCTCCATCGCCACGATTCTCTTCACGGAGACGGCGTTCCTCCCAAGGCGATTGTTTTGACTCCTACGGGGGACGATTTTGGCCTTCACGGTATCGTCTACGAGAACGAGGCTCTTCTTTGGAGGACCAGAATTATGTTGGAGGAGAGGAAATCCATAACGTTTCCCGACGCATACAGGGATTGGATAGAGACGATTTACGGTGACGAGCCCATGTTCGGTGAGCCGGATCATGTAACTAAAGCCAACCAGGAATGGCGAAACGGACAGATGGGCAAGGAGTTCGCCGCCATATCCCTGGTCAAGTCCTCTCTGAACCTGTCCGACACCGGGGCTGAGGCGGCAAAATTGACCAGAGATGGCGAGATGAGCCTGACGGTCCTGCCCTATGACTGTGCGACGAAATGTCTGATGGATCCAGACGGGACACCTCTCGCGTCCGTGTCCGATATGCCGGGGACTCTGGAAGTGGTGGATATGCAGGCCGTATCGGTCCCGGCAGGCTGGGGCAAGTACCTGGGGAAACTGGAGCAACGGGACGGGATATTCTTTTTACCGGTGGACAGGGTAGAAGACGGTTGGGAGACGACCTCTCCCATGATTCTGCGGTACTCGTCGCAGTTTGGGCTGGAAAGGGTGATGAAAGAACGATGAACTTGCTGTCGGATAGGTGGATTCCCGTTTCCGACGGGGCGTCCATGACTCAAATATCCGTGGAGGAGCTTCTATGTTCCGATAGATGCTATTCCATATGCCATCCAAGGGACGATATGGAACTGGCAGCTTTGCAGTTGCTAGTGTGTCTGACCCAGGCCGTCTTAGCGCCCGAAAACGACGAGGAGCTTCGGGGAAGACTGGAGACGCCCCTTGATCCAGTGGAGTATCGAGAGGCCGCGGCGATAAAGATGGACTGGTTCGACCTGGAGCATGAGAAAACTCCGTTTATGCAGGATCCCAGGGTTTTAGAGTATATGACCTCTAAAGGGAAGGATCTGGCTAAGGAAAAGACCGGAATAGCCAAGCTTCTTCCGGGACTTCCAGAGGGAAAGGGGTCCGGCTGTCTTTTCAACGGGGCCGGGGATATCCGGTGTATGTGTCCCTCGTGTGCCGCTATGGCTCTTTTCAACCAGGCTACCGAGGCCCCCTCCTTTGGGGGAGGTTTCAAGGATCCTCTGCGAAAGGCGGGACCTGTTACGGCCCTCATATATGATGAAAACCTCAGACTCATGGTCTGGAAAAACGCTCTCCCCTGCGACTTTGTGGAGGGAAGACTTCCGTCGGTGGATGAGAAAAACGACGTGCCTAACTGGATTTTACAGATGGGCGAGGGAGACGTGGTTCGGACTGAGGAAATTGGTCTCTTGAGGGGGCTGTTCTGGCAGCCCGCTAGCCTTTTTCTTGAGTGGTCGGATGGAGAAGGGACGTGTGACTGCTGTGGTCTTAGGATGTCCAGATCAACTTTGTCATTTTGGAAGAGGAAGTTCAAATACGATCTTGACGGCGTTATGTGGCCTCATCCTCACGGGGCCAGACTTATGGACAAGGGGAAATGGAACGGGGTCACGTTTAGGGGAGTGGCCCCTCTCTGGACTCGCTTTTCCGAGTTTTTGAGATGGCAGGACGGACACCAGCCCGAGCTGGTTTTGGAGCATTATAAAAACTTCGTTTCTCACGAGCGGCTGAACCTGAGCGTCGGAGGCTATACCAACAGACAGGCTTCCATCCTGGAGAGGCACCATCAGGTGATATCTCTGGGATCCGGTTGGCCGGAGCATATCGAAGATATCGACGGTCGAGTAGAACTGGCCGTCGGATATGAAAAAGAGCTGAGTGGCAAGAGTTTCGGGTTGGGCAAGAGGGTGTCTGGCGATGGTGGTGGTCTCAAGGAACGGGCAAGGAAGATGTTTTTCCAGAAAACCGAATCGCTGATGCACGAGGCGCTTCAGTACACCGAATGGAACAGGGAGAAGGCGTTCCGCCTGGAACTTGCCGATCGGCTGAAGGTCCTGTGTTCCAAAATTCTTGAGGAGGTCGCCAGGCCCTATATGGATCAGCCTCACGGGTTGTTGGCCTATGTCACTGCTAAAAAGAACCTGGAAGCAGCTATGGATAGGCTCCATAAATC
The genomic region above belongs to Dethiosulfovibrio faecalis and contains:
- the cas3 gene encoding CRISPR-associated helicase/endonuclease Cas3 yields the protein MAFIDDELFRYWGKFEGDQWHPLVYHCLDVASVALRWLKLSSAVRRSLHCEDERDKCPVAYFIFLHDLGKADLRFQLKGRSVMERLWSSGDLREVDKVLHRGYMHGPAGLILFEKDRKAVYSDSVTDWMRSVAAHHGSMSPVDLSIKTERYGPDLWKERDERVRSQMTSLGRDLFLKDFPEENIGEPPYGLLGFCSICDWLASNEEWFPYRSESISPEDYMDERFPLAETALRECGLIGDRSGRCGMDGLFTGWTPRGIQTLSLEDLDDGSPSLAVMEAPTGSGKTEAALALASRWLADGRADSVIFALPTQATANAMFDRLTRIAPVLFPGSANVVLAHGKSRFNSGFRSIMKKGASLSSGEDGLVQCSRWLASGKKRAFLGQIGVCTVDQVLLSVLPVRHGFVRSFGISRSVLIVDEIHAYDSYMNGLLEQVLQFQRDSGGCAILLSATLQHSRLLRLTSLWSGQDASLPSSNSYPLVTLARPGSIDCRIPFDSPPKRIVSIETIRSDCAIPSDELLERLVKETENGKTVAFICNLVDHAQRVARKLKSMSSVPVDLFHARYTFRDRAVIESHVIHRYGPGRTPGIGGILVATQVVEQSLDLDFDLMVSQLCPADLLFQRLGRLHRHDSLHGDGVPPKAIVLTPTGDDFGLHGIVYENEALLWRTRIMLEERKSITFPDAYRDWIETIYGDEPMFGEPDHVTKANQEWRNGQMGKEFAAISLVKSSLNLSDTGAEAAKLTRDGEMSLTVLPYDCATKCLMDPDGTPLASVSDMPGTLEVVDMQAVSVPAGWGKYLGKLEQRDGIFFLPVDRVEDGWETTSPMILRYSSQFGLERVMKER
- a CDS encoding dipeptidase — translated: MKKITVSTVFVVFLLTLLTVSSATGCTTMLITKGATEDGSVIVSHSDDNDLMDERIVYVPAMDHEKGETRSVYCSAAAMGEFPEYRCFLYPRMVADGRGPAYMGDEPSIALGTIPQVSHTYAYFDGNYGIMNEHQLMFGECTDGAKITAKPEPGKRIFYSSELSRVALERCRTAREAIALMGSLIEEYGYYGTGETLPVADTEEGWIMEMAPSPEGVGGLWVAKRVPDGEMFVGANEFRIREVDRDDPDMMVGKELFPVAEKHGWWKPSDGPLDWLRTVSLGEYNHPYYSLRRVWRAFSLAAPSSELSPWVEDGYTKAYPFSIKPDKKLSVRDVMAIHRDHYEGTEFDLTKGVAAGPFGYPDRFYGPYDGKGDVGDPKRKLDGAWERPISVTYCGYAFVNQARGWLPDPIGGIMWLGLDKPADTVFIPFFVGVESLPDSVETCDTSLFSRDSAWWAFNFVSNWAGLRYDAIHGDIVSRREAMETGFLEKLKEVEKEAMEINRKNPEELAGFLTSFCDENAGRTVDGWWDFSEELIVKYDDGFINVGQMGTEAGYPMEWLKTTSWPEGPTEYGKR
- a CDS encoding LysE family translocator, translated to MSKIDMAALIPYVFITTFTPGPNNVSSAAMAVKFGLGKTWGYMLGIASGVFLLMILGGSLSGFLMELVPKLEGIMKWIGAAYIIWLAWGLVREVPHEGGSSEGEGGFLKGMTLQCVNVKVMIYCLTLYSVFLRPLLARPLPVLMSALFLAAVCFSSVVLWALFGVGIESFLGSPGRRRALNYFFAAMLVVTALQVAELI
- a CDS encoding OPT family oligopeptide transporter yields the protein MSTSEETKKEPIRRLPEEAYEVMDGDQYPPYVSSDKKIPELTFRAIFLGFILSIVLGAANAYLGLKVGMTVSASIPAAVISMGIMRGILKKGTILENNIVQTIASSGESLAAGVIFTVPALYILARTNPQLVPPKLITVTLMSALGGLLGLLFMIPLRRFLIVKEHGNIPYPEGAACAEVLVAGEVGGAPAKTLFASLGLAGVYRFAQAGMKIFPEEIEWGIKGFTGAHIGADIFPSLMGVGFIVGRRIATIMLVGGVVAWLGVIPLIEFFGRHSADAIFPAATAVSELGVWGIWNKYIRYVGAGAVAFGGLLSFVEALPTIINSFKAVMKRSKNDDGTPERRTQQDLPGKIVTWGSLLVAVSMLFVLPIDNTVARIVSAIAVVVFGFFFVTVSSRIVGLVGSSNNPVSGMTIATLLLTAILVKLGGISGIEGILASLTAGSVVCIALACAGDMSQDLKTGFLVGSTPKYQQIGEMIGTVAAALVIGLVLIMLDSTYGFGSKELPAPQAGLMAMVVQGIFQGDLPWTLVWIGAALGLCARLVQIPVLPFGIGLYLPIHLSVPIFFGSLIREAVMKKFPKGHEKHKPALETGMLISSGFVAGDALVGLLAAFLAYVGVADKIAVGGPLSASGIGGLVLFMVLALYMYRKCCTAEAD
- a CDS encoding arginase family protein; translated protein: MERVDMPITGICSFGKYPICGDADGLEADMAVLGVPYDLGVGFLSGTRLGPRRIREASTQYARGSRGFYDPELAAILRGIAGRFNVVCLDLVEVAPQYDPSGATCRIAAMTLLEFMGHILKRREAKN
- a CDS encoding B3/4 domain-containing protein, with amino-acid sequence MNIKIGSGVFERFEGYRRAVVLVKGADNSGEDDSLMAKLRAAEADVRERSDLADYKEIPRIASWREVFRSMGINPNKYPPSVANLIKRTGKGTDLPFVNKLVCIFNVISLRHMVPCGGDDLSVVTGDLRLDVASGTEDYVPLGKPDVLEHPDEGEIIYFDDGNRDVFCRAWCWKNGDRSKITKTTTDVAINVEGMPPVSLEDLKAIGDELAEMVREHCGGEVSVHILDDENDSLEI
- the casA gene encoding type I-E CRISPR-associated protein Cse1/CasA — translated: MNLLSDRWIPVSDGASMTQISVEELLCSDRCYSICHPRDDMELAALQLLVCLTQAVLAPENDEELRGRLETPLDPVEYREAAAIKMDWFDLEHEKTPFMQDPRVLEYMTSKGKDLAKEKTGIAKLLPGLPEGKGSGCLFNGAGDIRCMCPSCAAMALFNQATEAPSFGGGFKDPLRKAGPVTALIYDENLRLMVWKNALPCDFVEGRLPSVDEKNDVPNWILQMGEGDVVRTEEIGLLRGLFWQPASLFLEWSDGEGTCDCCGLRMSRSTLSFWKRKFKYDLDGVMWPHPHGARLMDKGKWNGVTFRGVAPLWTRFSEFLRWQDGHQPELVLEHYKNFVSHERLNLSVGGYTNRQASILERHHQVISLGSGWPEHIEDIDGRVELAVGYEKELSGKSFGLGKRVSGDGGGLKERARKMFFQKTESLMHEALQYTEWNREKAFRLELADRLKVLCSKILEEVARPYMDQPHGLLAYVTAKKNLEAAMDRLHKSIE
- a CDS encoding DMT family transporter, translated to MGGDSSVRSGAAIVLLAAVFWGTTGTLQALAPEGSSPLVVGVLRMTLGGLFLAGFVLFRYGSDALAGRWPWKTLLMASSSMAVYQLFFFSAVLRTGVAVGTMVTIGSSPILAGLLAKAVLRESLTPRWTVATASAIGGCVLLSLGDGAVRVDLIGVLLAVGAGASYGFIGLGMKQLQRTRNPLAVIAATMLGGAVLGSPLFLFHPVAWLVTIRGISVALALGLVGTAIPYGMFSVALTMIPISTACTLTLMEPLTASLLGVFLLGESLGARSFVGIALIFTGIMILSLPDGIARKKEARS